In Pelosinus sp. UFO1, one genomic interval encodes:
- a CDS encoding flagellar protein FlgN, which yields MKEKWEKLIAVFEKLLMLYQEILGLSVQKRDILVQNNVKDLEKNMKQEENLLFQVTKFDRIRKSMIKDLAVMYGLPDKEATLSGISQVADQDLVSNLNDIKNELQSVILKIAEVNDVNKKLVEQGLLIVNYSLNLLAQSSVGPTYHPNEKNSFVSPNKAMFDSKV from the coding sequence GTGAAAGAAAAGTGGGAAAAGCTGATTGCTGTTTTTGAGAAGCTACTTATGTTATATCAGGAAATATTAGGCTTGAGTGTTCAAAAACGAGATATATTAGTACAAAATAATGTAAAAGACTTAGAAAAAAACATGAAACAGGAAGAAAACTTGCTCTTTCAGGTGACTAAGTTTGATAGAATAAGAAAAAGTATGATTAAAGATCTTGCTGTTATGTACGGTCTTCCAGATAAGGAAGCTACCTTGTCTGGAATCAGTCAAGTGGCTGATCAAGACTTGGTGAGTAATTTAAATGATATAAAGAACGAACTTCAGAGTGTGATTCTTAAAATTGCTGAAGTGAATGATGTAAATAAAAAACTTGTTGAGCAAGGATTGCTGATTGTAAACTACAGTCTTAATTTACTGGCACAAAGTTCGGTGGGACCGACCTATCACCCGAATGAAAAAAACTCCTTTGTGTCCCCTAATAAAGCTATGTTTGATAGTAAAGTTTAA
- the flgN gene encoding flagellar export chaperone FlgN, whose amino-acid sequence MMLSEKKYHLVDELLNILENLVAIYQDLNVLNNEKQSVLATDDVKGLQKIVQQEREMTSMVDALEKQRITLQNEIDSSHSSINQLIALLDEPRKSRAISLAQELRGLMKSLCLLQEANSTVLYNLLNLIKHKRNVLFQVSTVPDYGENNSFVNNKSIFNKII is encoded by the coding sequence ATGATGTTATCAGAAAAAAAATATCATTTGGTTGATGAATTATTAAATATTTTAGAAAACCTAGTTGCTATTTATCAGGATTTGAATGTGTTGAATAATGAGAAGCAAAGTGTTTTAGCAACAGATGATGTAAAAGGCTTACAGAAAATTGTGCAGCAGGAAAGAGAAATGACTTCTATGGTAGATGCTTTAGAAAAGCAACGGATTACATTGCAAAATGAAATTGATAGTTCTCATTCTTCAATCAATCAGCTGATTGCATTGCTGGATGAACCCAGAAAAAGTCGAGCCATATCTTTAGCTCAAGAATTAAGGGGATTGATGAAATCGTTGTGTTTACTGCAAGAGGCCAATTCTACTGTACTTTACAATTTGCTTAATTTAATAAAGCATAAAAGAAATGTTCTTTTTCAAGTAAGTACAGTACCTGATTATGGCGAAAACAATAGCTTTGTTAATAATAAAAGTATCTTTAATAAAATTATTTAG
- the flgM gene encoding flagellar biosynthesis anti-sigma factor FlgM: MIISNKQVQSVMKVYGEQNNVGKSAKTEKAQSAKGQDQVILSSGVQEFGQVLQRAVAMSDVRPAKVSELSKKIQAGTYQVDAKDVADKMIGRMLVDDLL, encoded by the coding sequence ATGATTATTTCAAACAAGCAAGTTCAAAGTGTAATGAAGGTATATGGTGAACAAAATAATGTGGGAAAAAGTGCAAAGACAGAAAAAGCACAATCTGCTAAAGGGCAAGATCAGGTGATATTATCATCAGGGGTCCAGGAATTTGGGCAGGTGCTGCAAAGAGCGGTTGCCATGTCTGATGTAAGGCCAGCGAAGGTAAGTGAATTATCCAAAAAGATTCAAGCTGGTACTTATCAGGTGGATGCCAAGGATGTAGCAGATAAAATGATTGGGCGTATGCTGGTAGATGACCTATTGTAA
- a CDS encoding HD-GYP domain-containing protein, whose amino-acid sequence MVMLTLMQGPEIYSGDSETIDKVIANLMQLIQLKSSNLYLHSQQVANYAVSVAAKMRLPREEIERIRLAALLHDIGHLTVPNAVLAKVPYLSTREMTVFKNHCNAGSYMLENIAQCQEHIPYIRYHHERWDGKGYPKRLKGVNIPLGARIISVVNYYDRFINPCTEHWEKTKEEAVKELQNMSGTAFDPDIVKAFIESLG is encoded by the coding sequence ATGGTTATGTTAACACTTATGCAAGGCCCTGAAATTTATTCTGGAGATTCGGAAACGATAGACAAGGTCATTGCCAACCTAATGCAGCTCATTCAACTGAAAAGTTCAAATCTATACTTACACAGCCAACAGGTAGCAAACTACGCCGTTAGCGTTGCTGCCAAGATGCGTCTGCCTCGCGAGGAAATTGAACGTATTCGCTTGGCTGCTTTGCTGCACGATATTGGGCATCTTACAGTTCCCAATGCCGTCTTAGCAAAAGTTCCCTATCTTTCCACCCGCGAAATGACCGTCTTTAAAAATCATTGCAATGCAGGCAGTTACATGCTAGAGAATATTGCGCAATGCCAAGAACATATTCCCTATATCCGTTACCACCACGAACGTTGGGACGGTAAAGGCTATCCCAAACGTTTAAAAGGGGTTAATATCCCTCTTGGTGCCCGTATTATTTCCGTTGTAAACTATTATGACCGCTTTATCAACCCTTGCACAGAACATTGGGAAAAAACGAAGGAAGAGGCTGTAAAAGAGCTCCAAAATATGTCAGGCACTGCCTTTGATCCTGACATTGTAAAGGCATTTATTGAATCTCTGGGGTAG
- a CDS encoding flagellar protein has translation MGVKNCPECGKLFMENPSGLCPACYKQEEIYEHKIGEYLREFGKSSVEEIHKATGVKEKVILRMLKSGRLFAEGQNLVNYPCDMCGAPIYEGRLCSKCGSDFTKQVKEVWKTDERSVDSQRGVRMYTKDK, from the coding sequence GTGGGTGTAAAAAATTGTCCAGAGTGTGGTAAATTATTCATGGAAAACCCTAGTGGTTTATGTCCAGCATGCTACAAACAAGAAGAGATATATGAGCATAAGATTGGTGAATATTTACGAGAGTTTGGCAAATCATCTGTTGAGGAAATACATAAGGCAACAGGTGTGAAGGAAAAAGTCATATTGCGTATGCTCAAAAGTGGACGCTTGTTTGCTGAGGGCCAAAACTTAGTCAATTACCCTTGCGATATGTGTGGTGCTCCTATTTACGAAGGTCGTTTATGTTCAAAATGTGGCAGTGATTTTACCAAACAAGTGAAAGAGGTTTGGAAAACAGATGAACGTTCAGTCGATTCCCAACGTGGTGTGAGGATGTATACGAAGGATAAGTAA